In Nocardia sp. NBC_00403, the DNA window GGAGCGGCGCGACATCAGCCGCAACTGGCGCAGACATTCGTTGCGAACGATCCGAAACATCCACGACGCCAGGGCCCCCGACGCGCGCAACGTCCCGATCTTGCGATACAGGATGATCAGCGCCTCCTGCGCAGCATCCTCGGCGTCCTCCGGCGTAGCACACAGCGAGTAGGCGAACCGCCGGACATGCGGATGCGCCCCCGACACCAGGGCGGTGATCGATTCGGTATCCCCCGACTGCGCCGCAGCAACCAGATGCTCATCCGGCCAGCGCACGTCAGCCACGGGACCGCCCCCGCCTCCGCAGCACGGCAACACTGCACGCACAGACCGCAAGCACACCAACGACAATGGCGGCAATAATCACGACAACCTCCCGATCTCGTGCCGACGGTGTTGCCGACACAAGTATGAGAGACATAAGCGGTCGGAAAGGATTCTCATCCGATCACCGGCTCGGTGCTGATCAGTACCCGGGTATCGTTGGAACAACGCATGGGGGCGGCCATGACCGCGGCTGTTCGAGCACTCGGTCGATGGCTCAACGGGCGAGTTCGACTCTGTCGCAGGCCAACTGCTCGACCACCATAGGAAGCCCCGCCGGGCGACCTCGTACTCGGCAACCGACTGCACCGAGCGCGTCAGCGCCCCCGG includes these proteins:
- a CDS encoding RNA polymerase sigma factor, whose translation is MADVRWPDEHLVAAAQSGDTESITALVSGAHPHVRRFAYSLCATPEDAEDAAQEALIILYRKIGTLRASGALASWMFRIVRNECLRQLRLMSRRSEPVFDEGTVSAEDVAMHRLEAERVAAAIAALPGEQRRVLIMRDIQGYSGRMVADLLGLSTAAMKSRLHRARSAVHHTLQDPM